A window from Zingiber officinale cultivar Zhangliang chromosome 7A, Zo_v1.1, whole genome shotgun sequence encodes these proteins:
- the LOC122001756 gene encoding scarecrow-like protein 9, whose protein sequence is MNQFQYDEFCIHPSDLEDMRRGIFPIASVSVSDDVATSSVKDIQDGHLHYQMGNHFLDENDSPSTSSMSASSEIEVPELSSDTVFSYISQMLLEENMDDKFDVYPEDPALLAAEKPFFDILGESFLPLQDKNSSPDGGANDGVLAGDSWPYDPFEYHQLQTDPVPVDYSALSPFSSAIEDSAFSVDDLLAQSAPAWQFQQGLEEARRFLPSDEKLVIDLEANGLRFPTEPVHASRGRKIQHDDDDLELQEGRSNKQPAFSNAGPVSSKFFDDFLLYGWDNKGERKSNPKQSESENEEASRSSNASGQAKASTGATGKGRGRKQPKEEVIDLRALLIHCAQSVAIDDRRSANDLLKQIRQHASPTGDANQRLAARFADGLEARLSGTGSQVYRSIVARGISTVDMLKAYRCYMSACPIKKISYFFANRTIMNVAKDAARLHIIDFGIYHGFQWPCFIRRLADRPGGPPRLRLTGIDVPRPGFRPTERVDETGQRLADYARRFGVPFEFQAIATKWETIRIDDLNIADDEMLVVNSLFQFNNLMDETVLEESPRDAVLRTIRDLNPSVYICAIVNGSYNSPFFVTRFREVLFHYSSLFDMIEANVPREDETRLLIESNIFGRDALNIIACEGAERVERPETYKQWQVRNLRAGLKQLPLAPDVIKTARETLKEYHKDFVIDVDGQWLLQGWKGRITYALSSWKSNNTAR, encoded by the coding sequence ATGAATCAGTTTCAGTATGATGAGTTTTGCATTCATCCGAGCGATTTGGAAGATATGAGGAGAGGAATTTTTCCAATCGCGTCGGTTTCTGTTTCCGACGATGTAGCTACTTCATCGGTTAAAGACATCCAGGACGGGCATCTCCATTACCAGATGGGAAATCACTTCTTGGATGAGAACGATTCGCCGAGCACTTCCTCTATGAGCGCTAGCAGCGAGATTGAAGTTCCGGAGTTGTCGTCCGACACGGTGTTCAGTTACATCAGCCAGATGCTGCTGGAGGAGAACATGGACGATAAGTTCGATGTGTATCCGGAAGATCCAGCTCTTCTGGCCGCTGAGAAACCCTTCTTCGACATCCTCGGCGAGAGCTTCCTGCCTTTGCAAGATAAGAACTCCAGCCCTGATGGTGGTGCCAACGACGGCGTTCTTGCCGGCGATAGCTGGCCTTATGATCCTTTCGAGTATCATCAGCTGCAGACGGATCCTGTTCCTGTTGATTACTCTGCTCTGTCTCCATTTTCCTCGGCGATAGAGGACTCGGCGTTCTCGGTCGATGATCTCCTCGCTCAGAGCGCTCCTGCTTGGCAGTTTCAGCAGGGCCTTGAAGAAGCTCGCCGCTTCCTTCCCAGTGATGAAAAGTTGGTGATCGATTTGGAGGCCAACGGGCTTCGGTTCCCTACAGAACCAGTTCATGCGTCTCGGGGGCGAAAGATTCAGCACGATGACGACGATTTGGAATTGCAGGAGGGGAGAAGCAACAAGCAGCCAGCTTTCTCCAATGCCGGACCTGTCAGTTCAAAGTTCTTCGACGACTTTCTGCTCTACGGCTGGGACAACAAAGGCGAAAGGAAGAGCAATCCGAAGCAATCTGAATCGGAGAACGAGGAAGCGAGCAGAAGTTCTAATGCCAGTGGTCAAGCCAAAGCGTCAACCGGTGCCACCGGAAAAGGCCGAGGGAGGAAGCAACCCAAAGAGGAGGTGATCGATCTCAGGGCACTTCTCATTCATTGCGCGCAGTCCGTGGCCATAGACGACCGGCGCAGCGCCAACGATCTTCTGAAGCAGATCAGACAGCACGCCTCCCCCACCGGCGACGCAAACCAGAGGCTGGCGGCTCGCTTCGCTGACGGCCTCGAGGCGCGACTGTCCGGCACGGGGAGCCAGGTCTACCGTTCCATCGTGGCCAGAGGCATCTCCACCGTCGACATGCTGAAAGCTTACCGGTGTTACATGTCCGCATGCCCTATCAAGAAGATCAGTTACTTCTTCGCCAATCGAACAATTATGAACGTCGCCAAGGACGCCGCCAGGCTGCATATAATCGACTTCGGCATCTACCACGGATTCCAATGGCCGTGCTTCATTCGCCGTCTCGCCGACCGGCCAGGCGGCCCTCCGAGGCTCCGGCTGACCGGCATCGACGTCCCAAGGCCTGGCTTCCGGCCAACCGAGCGCGTGGACGAAACAGGACAGCGCTTAGCTGACTACGCTCGCAGGTTCGGCGTTCCGTTTGAGTTCCAAGCGATCGCGACCAAGTGGGAGACCATCCGGATCGACGACCTCAACATCGCCGACGACGAGATGCTCGTCGTCAACAGTCTGTTCCAGTTCAACAACTTGATGGACGAGACGGTGCTCGAGGAGAGCCCGCGAGACGCGGTGCTGAGGACCATACGAGACCTCAACCCGTCCGTCTACATCTGCGCGATTGTGAACGGCTCGTACAATTCGCCGTTCTTCGTCACTCGGTTCCGGGAGGTCCTGTTCCACTACTCCTCCCTGTTCGACATGATCGAGGCGAACGTCCCGCGCGAGGACGAGACCAGGCTGCTGATCGAGAGCAACATCTTCGGCCGGGACGCGCTCAACATCATCGCCTGCGAGGGGGCGGAGCGTGTCGAGCGGCCGGAGACGTACAAGCAGTGGCAGGTGAGGAATCTCCGCGCCGGCCTTAAGCAACTGCCGCTCGCGCCGGACGTGATAAAGACGGCGAGGGAAACGCTGAAGGAGTACCACAAGGACTTCGTGATCGATGTGGACGGGCAATGGCTGCTGCAAGGGTGGAAGGGAAGGATCACCTATGCCCTCTCCTCGTGGAAATCCAACAACACCGCGCGCTAA